From the genome of Populus alba chromosome 10, ASM523922v2, whole genome shotgun sequence, one region includes:
- the LOC118057328 gene encoding probable receptor-like protein kinase At5g18500: MASDLKNSLTKEYVGMELWVIIVVCLGLVCVFVLVVSLWLSFRKKSRRENNMPPVSYMPKVSEEIKEIGVDQNSAHNDGFPSLHDKFGDKEEADKALIQLENGDDSSQSGSFNHVEKVGVGSQSGEEGGTKVASVHRPSSHPLTAPSPLSGLPEFSQLGWGHWFTLRDLQVATNRFSKDNIIGDGGYGVVYQGHMINGTPVAVKKLLNNPGQADKDFRVEVEAIGHVRHKNLVRLLGYCMEGTQRMLVYEYVNNGNLEQWLRGGMRQHGYLTWEARMKILLGTAKALAYLHEAIEPKVVHRDIKSSNILIDDNFDAKISDFGLAKLLGAGKSHITTRVMGTFGYVAPEYANSGLLNEKSDVYSFGVVLLEAITGRDPVDYDRPENEVNLVEWLKMMVAGRRSEEVVDPMIENRPATSALKRALLTALRCVDPDAEKRPKMSQVVRMLESEEYPIPRQDRRRWRSHAGEGETA, from the exons ATGGCTTCTGATCTTAAGAATAGCCTAACCAAGGAATACGTTGGTATGGAGTTGTGGGTGATAATTGTCGTCTGTCTGGGACTGGTTTGTGTATTTGTGCTGGTTGTTTCACTGTGGCTATCGTTTAGAAAGAAATCGAGAAGAGAAAATAACATGCCTCCTGTTAGCTATATGCCTAAGGTTTCAGAGGAGATTAAAGAGATTGGTGTTGATCAAAATTCAGCACATAATGATGGTTTCCCCAGCCTTCATGACAAGTTCGGTGACAAAGAAGAAGCAGATAAAGCATTGATCCAACTAGAAAATGGTGATGATAGCAGCCAATCAGGCTCCTTTAATCATGTTGAGAAAGTAGGTGTTGGGTCTCAATCAGGAGAAGAGGGGGGCACCAAGGTAGCTTCTGTCCACAGGCCTTCTTCACATCCTCTGACTGCGCCTTCACCTCTGTCTGGCCTGCCTGAATTTTCACAGTTGGGATGGGGGCATTGGTTTACCCTCAGAGATCTGCAAGTTGCAACAAACCGATTTTCCAAGGATAACATTATTGGCGATGGTGGATATGGAGTTGTCTATCAGGGTCATATGATTAATGGGACTCCTGTGGCTGTTAAGAAGCTCCTTAATAATCC AGGACAAGCTGATAAAGATTTTAGAGTTGAAGTGGAGGCTATTGGTCATGTACGTCATAAAAACCTTGTTCGACTTCTGGGGTATTGCATGGAAGGAACCCAGAG GATGTTGGTATATGAGTATGTCAACAACGGCAATTTAGAGCAATGGCTCCGTGGAGGAATGCGCCAACATGGATATCTTACGTGGGAGGCTCGCATGAAAATTCTCCTTGGCACTGCTAAGGC GCTGGCTTACTTGCATGAGGCCATTGAGCCAAAAGTGGTGCATCGAGACATAAAATCAAGCAACATATTGATCGATGACAACTTCGATGCTAAGATATCTGATTTTGGTCTGGCCAAACTGCTGGGTGCTGGAAAAAGTCATATTACTACTAGAGTAATGGGTACCTTTGG TTATGTTGCTCCGGAATATGCCAACTCTGGCCTTTTGAATGAGAAAAGTGATGTTTATAGCTTTGGGGTCGTGCTTTTGGAAGCAATTACAGGGAGAGATCCGGTGGATTATGATCGCCCTGAGAATGAG GTAAATCTGGTGGAATGGTTGAAAATGATGGTTGCAGGAAGGCGCTCAGAGGAGGTGGTAGACCCCATGATAGAGAATAGACCAGCAACAAGTGCCCTTAAACGGGCTCTTCTAACTGCTTTAAGATGTGTTGATCCAGATGCTGAAAAAAGACCAAAGATGAGCCAAGTAGTTCGCATGCTTGAATCAGAGGAGTATCCTATACCTAGACAG GATCGGAGGCGCTGGAGAAGCCATGCAGGGGAGGGTGAGACAGCCTAA
- the LOC118057329 gene encoding pto-interacting protein 1 isoform X2 produces MMSCFGCCKDDDIYKASKTGPFVPNHTSNNTAANRVKEPVSNNVQTVNTQPIAVPAISVDELKEMTGYFSTGAVIGEGSSGRVYYAVLKSGQAAAIKKLDSNKQSDQEFLAQVSMVSRLKHAHVLELVGYCVDGPLRVLAYEHASQGSLHDILHGKKGAKGTEPGPPLSWAQRVKIAVGAARGLEYLHEKAERHIIHNLDIKSSNVLVFDDDVAKIADFDLSNQAPDMAARLYSTRVLGNFGYHAPEYTMTGQLSSKSNIYSFGVILLELLTGRKPVDPTLPRGQQSLVTWATPKLSEDKVKQCIDPKLDGKFHPRAAAKFSAVAALCLQYEADFRPNMSIVVTALQPLLKYHSVPDPVKH; encoded by the exons ATGATGAGTTGCTTCGGCTGTTGCAAGGATGATGATATCTATAAAGCATCCAAAACTGGAccatttgtgccaaaccacacATCAA ACAATACTGCTGCTAATCGCGTGAAGGAGCCTGTATCAAATAATGTGCAGACTGTAAACACTCAACCCATAGCTGTCCCTGCCATTTCAGTGGATGAACTCAAGGAAATGACTGGTTATTTTAGTACTGGTGCTGTGATTGGCGAGGGTTCTTCTGGAAGAGTTTACTATGCTGTTCTGAAAAGTGGTCAAGCAGCAGCTATCAAAAAGCTGGATTCAAACAAGCAATCAGACCAAGAATTTCTAGCGCAG GTCTCTATGGTCTCAAGATTAAAACATGCACATGTTCTTGAGCTCGTTGGTTACTGCGTTGATGGCCCTCTCCGTGTCCTTGCATATGAACATGCTTCTCAAGGATCCCTTCATGATATTCTACATG GAAAGAAAGGTGCTAAAGGAACAGAGCCAGGCCCTCCTCTATCATGGGCACAAAGAGTGAAAATTGCAGTTGGAGCAGCAAGAGGACTGGAATATCTCCATGAAAAGGCAGAGCGTCATATTATCCACAACCTTGATATTAAATCAAGCAATGTGCTAgtttttgatgatgatgttgcTAAGATTGCTGATTTCGATTTGTCAAATCAAGCCCCTGACATGGCTGCACGTCTTTATTCCACTCGTGTTCTTGGAAACTTCGGTTATCATGCTCCAGA GTATACAATGACTGGACAGCTTAGTTCAAAGAGTAATATTTACAGCTTTGGTGTCATCCTGCTGGAACTCTTAACTGGCCGTAAACCTGTAGATCCTACACTACCACGAGGACAGCAGAGCCTTGTGACATGG GCCACACCGAAGCTGAGTGAAGATAAGGTGAAGCAATGCATTGATCCTAAATTAGATGGGAAATTCCATCCTAGAGCAGCTGCTAAG TTTTCTGCTGTTGCTGCCTTGTGTTTGCAATACGAAGCTGATTTTCGACCAAATATGAGCATAGTAGTGACAGCTCTTCAGCCTCTTCTGAAATATCATTCTGTACCCGACCCAGTGAAACACTAA
- the LOC118057329 gene encoding pto-interacting protein 1 isoform X1, whose translation MMSCFGCCKDDDIYKASKTGPFVPNHTSTVWYADNTAANRVKEPVSNNVQTVNTQPIAVPAISVDELKEMTGYFSTGAVIGEGSSGRVYYAVLKSGQAAAIKKLDSNKQSDQEFLAQVSMVSRLKHAHVLELVGYCVDGPLRVLAYEHASQGSLHDILHGKKGAKGTEPGPPLSWAQRVKIAVGAARGLEYLHEKAERHIIHNLDIKSSNVLVFDDDVAKIADFDLSNQAPDMAARLYSTRVLGNFGYHAPEYTMTGQLSSKSNIYSFGVILLELLTGRKPVDPTLPRGQQSLVTWATPKLSEDKVKQCIDPKLDGKFHPRAAAKFSAVAALCLQYEADFRPNMSIVVTALQPLLKYHSVPDPVKH comes from the exons ATGATGAGTTGCTTCGGCTGTTGCAAGGATGATGATATCTATAAAGCATCCAAAACTGGAccatttgtgccaaaccacacATCAA CTGTTTGGTATGCAGACAATACTGCTGCTAATCGCGTGAAGGAGCCTGTATCAAATAATGTGCAGACTGTAAACACTCAACCCATAGCTGTCCCTGCCATTTCAGTGGATGAACTCAAGGAAATGACTGGTTATTTTAGTACTGGTGCTGTGATTGGCGAGGGTTCTTCTGGAAGAGTTTACTATGCTGTTCTGAAAAGTGGTCAAGCAGCAGCTATCAAAAAGCTGGATTCAAACAAGCAATCAGACCAAGAATTTCTAGCGCAG GTCTCTATGGTCTCAAGATTAAAACATGCACATGTTCTTGAGCTCGTTGGTTACTGCGTTGATGGCCCTCTCCGTGTCCTTGCATATGAACATGCTTCTCAAGGATCCCTTCATGATATTCTACATG GAAAGAAAGGTGCTAAAGGAACAGAGCCAGGCCCTCCTCTATCATGGGCACAAAGAGTGAAAATTGCAGTTGGAGCAGCAAGAGGACTGGAATATCTCCATGAAAAGGCAGAGCGTCATATTATCCACAACCTTGATATTAAATCAAGCAATGTGCTAgtttttgatgatgatgttgcTAAGATTGCTGATTTCGATTTGTCAAATCAAGCCCCTGACATGGCTGCACGTCTTTATTCCACTCGTGTTCTTGGAAACTTCGGTTATCATGCTCCAGA GTATACAATGACTGGACAGCTTAGTTCAAAGAGTAATATTTACAGCTTTGGTGTCATCCTGCTGGAACTCTTAACTGGCCGTAAACCTGTAGATCCTACACTACCACGAGGACAGCAGAGCCTTGTGACATGG GCCACACCGAAGCTGAGTGAAGATAAGGTGAAGCAATGCATTGATCCTAAATTAGATGGGAAATTCCATCCTAGAGCAGCTGCTAAG TTTTCTGCTGTTGCTGCCTTGTGTTTGCAATACGAAGCTGATTTTCGACCAAATATGAGCATAGTAGTGACAGCTCTTCAGCCTCTTCTGAAATATCATTCTGTACCCGACCCAGTGAAACACTAA